One window of the Penaeus monodon isolate SGIC_2016 chromosome 1, NSTDA_Pmon_1, whole genome shotgun sequence genome contains the following:
- the LOC119598963 gene encoding ferrochelatase, mitochondrial-like — MKSSIVKSLLRCQNGILRPSICRLTTSSSTGGEAQAQPKHDVRDSSSPKTGILMLNMGGPQTTDEVHEFLLRLFKDRDIIQLPFQDYMGPWIAKRRTPDIQKKYKEIGGGSPIFKWTDLQGRLLCERLDELHPESAPHKHYVGFRYAQPLTEDTLEKMEEDGVENCIAFSQYPQYSCSTTGSSMNAIHKFYANRSVESGMKWSVIDRWCTNPFLAKCFADNIRKELEQFPEEKRKDVFILFSAHSLPMRQVGRGDPYSAEVGATVQLVMQELGFTNPYRLVWQSKVGPLPWLTPATDDAIKGLVQRGRKNMILVPIAFTNEHIETLHEMDIEYAEDLGKEVGAECIRRCASPNDHPFFIDALVDVVSKHLQEGHRCSEQFLHNCPLCVNPSCYASKKWFRYTTKKF, encoded by the exons ATGAAGAGTAGCATTGTTAAATCACTTCTGCGGTGTCAAA ATGGTATATTGCGTCCAAGTATATGTCGCCTTACGACATCAAGCTCGACAGGGGGTGAAGCACAGGCTCAACCAAAGCACGATGTACGGGATAGCTCCTCACCAAAGACTGGTATCCTAATGTTGAACATGGGTGGTCCACAGACCACAGATGAAGTTCACGAGTTTTTGCTTCGACTGTTCAAGGATCGCGACATTATTCAGCTGCCATTCCAAGA TTACATGGGACCATGGATTGCAAAGAGAAGAACACCAGATATCCAGAAAAAGTATAAGGAGATTGGTGGTGGATCTCCAATTTTCAAATGGACGGATCTGCAG gGGAGACTACTCTGTGAACGACTTGATGAACTGCATCCCGAGTCTGCGCCCCATAAGCATTATGTTGGTTTCCGCTATGCTCAGCCATTGACTGAAGATACcttggagaagatggagga GGATGGAGTTGAAAACTGCATTGCCTTCTCTCAGTACCCGCAGTACAGCTGCAGTACGACAGGCTCCAGCATGAACGCCATCCATAAATTCTATGCTAACAG ATCTGTAGAGTCAGGAATGAAGTGGAGTGTCATTGATCGATGGTGTACAAACCCCTTCCTTGCAAAGTGCTTTGCTGACAATATCAGAAAGGAATTGGAGCAGTTCcctgaggaaaagagaaaagatgttttcatccttttctctgcACATTCTTTGCCAATGAGG cAAGTTGGGCGTGGTGATCCTTATTCTGCTGAGGTTGGTGCTACAGTACAGCTTGTTATGCAAGAACTTGGATTTACAAATCCATACCGTTTAGTTTGGCAAAGCAAGGTTGGTCCCCTTCCATGGCTGACTCCAGCTACAGATGATGCAATTAAAG GTCTTGtgcagagaggaaggaagaacatGATCTTAGTCCCAATAGCATTCACAAATGAGCACATAGAAACCCTGCATGAGATGGATATTGAGTATGCTGAAGATCTTGGAAAAGAG GTTGGAGCTGAGTGCATACGCCGATGTGCATCACCCAATGACCATCCCTTCTTCATTGATGCCCTTGTAGATGTGGTCAGCAAGCATCTTCAGGAAGGTCACAGGTGCTCGGAACAGTTCCTCCACAACTGTCCTTTGTGTGTGAATCCCTCGTGCTATGCTTCAAAGAAATGGTTTAGATATACCACCAAAAAGTTTTAG